From one Magnolia sinica isolate HGM2019 chromosome 18, MsV1, whole genome shotgun sequence genomic stretch:
- the LOC131233574 gene encoding ATP phosphoribosyltransferase 2, chloroplastic-like — MAVPWYGIFENINSISKLAKMPQWNSEKPLRVATGYTYLSSKFLKEKGLKHVTFSTADGALEAAPAMGTADAIIDIVSTGTTLRENNLKEIEGGVVLESQAVLVARKKSIIQQNGALDTTHEILERLEAHLRALDQSMVTANMKGSSVEEVSERILSQPQLSGLQGPTINEIFSKPNSVTPDYYEIVICVPKRALYKSVQQLRAIGGCGVLISPLAYIFDEEPPRWHNLLMQLGL, encoded by the exons ATGGCA GTTCCTTGGTATgggatttttgaaaatattaattcCATTAGCAAGCTAGCCAAAATGCCTCAATGGAACAGTGAGAAGCCTCTACGAGTTGCAACTGGATATACCTAT CTGAGTTCCAAGTTTTTGAAAGAGAAGGGATTAAAGCATGTCACTTTCTCAACTGCTGATGGAGCACTGGAGGCAGCTCCTGCG ATGGGAACTGCAGATGCTATTATTGATATTGTAAGTACTGGAACAACATTACgtgaaaataatttaaaagaaattGAAGGTGGAGTTGTCTTAGAAAGCCAG GCTGTACTTGTTGCAAGAAAGAAATCCATCATCCAGCAGAATGGTGCCCTTGATACTACCCATGAGATTCTTGAAAGACTTGAAGCGCATCTTAGGGCACTTGATCAATCCATG GTGACTGCCAACATGAAGGGGAGCAGTGTAGAGGAAGTGTCTGAAAGAATTCTAAGCCAGCCACAATTATCTGGGTTGCAG GGACCTACCATAAATGAAATCTTCTCCAAACCCAATAGCGTCACACCGGACTACTATGAAATTGTCATATGTGTACCCAAAAGAGCACTCTACAAATCAGTTCAGCAGCTGCGAGCC ATTGGTGGCTGTGGTGTTTTGATTTCTCCATTGGCATACATTTTTGATGAAGAGCCTCCAAGATGGCACAATCTTCTCATGCAACTTGGACTGTAA